A window from Electrophorus electricus isolate fEleEle1 chromosome 7, fEleEle1.pri, whole genome shotgun sequence encodes these proteins:
- the adhfe1 gene encoding hydroxyacid-oxoacid transhydrogenase, mitochondrial isoform X1 produces the protein MADRTRVARLLRQLASAECRCPAHSHMHSLFTYHPGHAGGRATDYAFEMACSNIRYGEGVTKEIGMDLKNLGARNVCLMTDKNLAKLPPVMAVLDSLTKHGVKYECYDSVRVEPTDSSFKVAIDFVKKKDFDTFVAVGGGSVIDTCKAANLYACNTEAEFLDFVNAPIGKGKPITGPLKPLIAVPTTAGTGSETTGVAIFDFEDLKAKTGIASRMLRPTLGLVDPLHTLHMPTRVAANSGFDVLCHALESFTALPYNMRSPCPSNPINRPAYQGSNPISDVWARHALHMVSKYLKSAWLCMCVRAVRDPDDVEARSGMHLASVFAGIGFGNAGVHLCHGMSYPIAGNVKTHKAKGYDVDHPLVPHGLSVVLTSPAVFTFTASMCPERHLEAAEILGVDVRNVKLGDAGFVLADTVKNFLYDLEVEDGLSAIGYSKDDIPVLVKGTIPQERVTKLAPRSHTEEDLSNLFAASMKLY, from the exons ATGGCAGATCGTACAAGGGTTGCACGTTTACTGAGACAGCTGGCCAGTGCAGA ATGCAGGTGTcctgctcactcacacatgcattccTTGTTCACATATCATCCAG GCCATGCCGGTGGGAGGGCAACTGACTATGCATTTGAG ATGGCCTGTTCTAATATCAGATATGGAGAGGGAGTGACTAAAGAGATTGGCAtg gACCTGAAGAATTTGGGTGCACGGAATGTGTGTTTGATGACGGACAAAAACCTGGCCAAGTTGCCACCAGTAATGGCAGTGTTGGACTCTCTAACTAAACACGGTGTGAAGTATGAATGCTACGACAGTGTGAGGGTGGAACCTACAGATagcag ttttaaagtgGCAATTGattttgtgaagaaaaaagattttgatacatttgtaGCTGTGGGAGGTGGCTCTGTGATAGATACCTGTAAAGCAGCCAATCTCTATGCATGTAACACGGAGGCTGAGTTTCTAGATTTCGTAAATGCACCAATCGGGAAAGGAAAGCCAATTACCGGACCACTGAAGCCTCTAATCGCTG ttccCACTACAGCAGGTACTGGGAGTGAGACCACAGGTGTGGCCATATTTGATTTTGAAGACCTGAAAGCCAAGACAG GCATAGCAAGTCGAATGCTGAGACCTACTTTGGGGTTGGTGGACCCattgcacacactgcacatgccCACCAGAGTGGCTGCCAACAGTGGCTTTGATGTGCTTTG CCACGCACTGGAATCCTTCACCGCATTGCCATATAACATGAGAAGTCCGTGCCCTTCCAACCCCATTAACCGCCCTGCCTACCAAGGCAGCAACCCAATCAGTGATGTTTGGGCAAGGCATGCCCTCCACATGGTCTCCAAATACTTAAAAAG TGcctggttgtgtatgtgtgtcagagcTGTGCGTGACCCAGATGATGTGGAGGCGCGCTCCGGCATGCATTTGGCCAGTGTGTTTGCTGGAATTGGCTTTGGCAATGCAGGGGTTCATTTATG TCATGGGATGTCATACCCTATTGCTGGGAATGTCAAAACTCATAAAGCCAAAGGTTATGATGTGGATCATCCCTTAGTG CCTCATGGTCTCTCTGTGGTTCTCACCTCCCCTGCTGTATTTACATTCACTGCCAGCATGTGCCCTGAGCGCCACCTGGAGGCAGCAGAAATACTGG GTGTTGACGTGAGGAATGTGAAGCTAGGTGATGCTGGGTTTGTCTTGGCAGACACAGTGAAGAACTTCTTATATGACCTGGAAGTGGAAGATGGCTTGTCTGCAATTGGATACAGTAAAGACGACATCCCTGTCCTTGTGAAAGGGACTATTCCTCAG GAGCGGGTGACAAAACTGGCTCCTAGATCTCACACAGAAGAGGATCTTAGTAATCTGTTTGCAGCATCCATGAAACTGTACTGA
- the adhfe1 gene encoding hydroxyacid-oxoacid transhydrogenase, mitochondrial isoform X2, whose translation MADRTRVARLLRQLASAECRCPAHSHMHSLFTYHPGHAGGRATDYAFEMACSNIRYGEGVTKEIGMDLKNLGARNVCLMTDKNLAKLPPVMAVLDSLTKHGVKYECYDSVRVEPTDSSFKVAIDFVKKKDFDTFVAVGGGSVIDTCKAANLYACNTEAEFLDFVNAPIGKGKPITGPLKPLIAVPTTAGTGSETTGVAIFDFEDLKAKTGIASRMLRPTLGLVDPLHTLHMPTRVAANSGFDVLCHALESFTALPYNMRSPCPSNPINRPAYQGSNPISDVWARHALHMVSKYLKRAVRDPDDVEARSGMHLASVFAGIGFGNAGVHLCHGMSYPIAGNVKTHKAKGYDVDHPLVPHGLSVVLTSPAVFTFTASMCPERHLEAAEILGVDVRNVKLGDAGFVLADTVKNFLYDLEVEDGLSAIGYSKDDIPVLVKGTIPQERVTKLAPRSHTEEDLSNLFAASMKLY comes from the exons ATGGCAGATCGTACAAGGGTTGCACGTTTACTGAGACAGCTGGCCAGTGCAGA ATGCAGGTGTcctgctcactcacacatgcattccTTGTTCACATATCATCCAG GCCATGCCGGTGGGAGGGCAACTGACTATGCATTTGAG ATGGCCTGTTCTAATATCAGATATGGAGAGGGAGTGACTAAAGAGATTGGCAtg gACCTGAAGAATTTGGGTGCACGGAATGTGTGTTTGATGACGGACAAAAACCTGGCCAAGTTGCCACCAGTAATGGCAGTGTTGGACTCTCTAACTAAACACGGTGTGAAGTATGAATGCTACGACAGTGTGAGGGTGGAACCTACAGATagcag ttttaaagtgGCAATTGattttgtgaagaaaaaagattttgatacatttgtaGCTGTGGGAGGTGGCTCTGTGATAGATACCTGTAAAGCAGCCAATCTCTATGCATGTAACACGGAGGCTGAGTTTCTAGATTTCGTAAATGCACCAATCGGGAAAGGAAAGCCAATTACCGGACCACTGAAGCCTCTAATCGCTG ttccCACTACAGCAGGTACTGGGAGTGAGACCACAGGTGTGGCCATATTTGATTTTGAAGACCTGAAAGCCAAGACAG GCATAGCAAGTCGAATGCTGAGACCTACTTTGGGGTTGGTGGACCCattgcacacactgcacatgccCACCAGAGTGGCTGCCAACAGTGGCTTTGATGTGCTTTG CCACGCACTGGAATCCTTCACCGCATTGCCATATAACATGAGAAGTCCGTGCCCTTCCAACCCCATTAACCGCCCTGCCTACCAAGGCAGCAACCCAATCAGTGATGTTTGGGCAAGGCATGCCCTCCACATGGTCTCCAAATACTTAAAAAG agcTGTGCGTGACCCAGATGATGTGGAGGCGCGCTCCGGCATGCATTTGGCCAGTGTGTTTGCTGGAATTGGCTTTGGCAATGCAGGGGTTCATTTATG TCATGGGATGTCATACCCTATTGCTGGGAATGTCAAAACTCATAAAGCCAAAGGTTATGATGTGGATCATCCCTTAGTG CCTCATGGTCTCTCTGTGGTTCTCACCTCCCCTGCTGTATTTACATTCACTGCCAGCATGTGCCCTGAGCGCCACCTGGAGGCAGCAGAAATACTGG GTGTTGACGTGAGGAATGTGAAGCTAGGTGATGCTGGGTTTGTCTTGGCAGACACAGTGAAGAACTTCTTATATGACCTGGAAGTGGAAGATGGCTTGTCTGCAATTGGATACAGTAAAGACGACATCCCTGTCCTTGTGAAAGGGACTATTCCTCAG GAGCGGGTGACAAAACTGGCTCCTAGATCTCACACAGAAGAGGATCTTAGTAATCTGTTTGCAGCATCCATGAAACTGTACTGA
- the adhfe1 gene encoding hydroxyacid-oxoacid transhydrogenase, mitochondrial isoform X3: MACSNIRYGEGVTKEIGMDLKNLGARNVCLMTDKNLAKLPPVMAVLDSLTKHGVKYECYDSVRVEPTDSSFKVAIDFVKKKDFDTFVAVGGGSVIDTCKAANLYACNTEAEFLDFVNAPIGKGKPITGPLKPLIAVPTTAGTGSETTGVAIFDFEDLKAKTGIASRMLRPTLGLVDPLHTLHMPTRVAANSGFDVLCHALESFTALPYNMRSPCPSNPINRPAYQGSNPISDVWARHALHMVSKYLKSAWLCMCVRAVRDPDDVEARSGMHLASVFAGIGFGNAGVHLCHGMSYPIAGNVKTHKAKGYDVDHPLVPHGLSVVLTSPAVFTFTASMCPERHLEAAEILGVDVRNVKLGDAGFVLADTVKNFLYDLEVEDGLSAIGYSKDDIPVLVKGTIPQERVTKLAPRSHTEEDLSNLFAASMKLY, encoded by the exons ATGGCCTGTTCTAATATCAGATATGGAGAGGGAGTGACTAAAGAGATTGGCAtg gACCTGAAGAATTTGGGTGCACGGAATGTGTGTTTGATGACGGACAAAAACCTGGCCAAGTTGCCACCAGTAATGGCAGTGTTGGACTCTCTAACTAAACACGGTGTGAAGTATGAATGCTACGACAGTGTGAGGGTGGAACCTACAGATagcag ttttaaagtgGCAATTGattttgtgaagaaaaaagattttgatacatttgtaGCTGTGGGAGGTGGCTCTGTGATAGATACCTGTAAAGCAGCCAATCTCTATGCATGTAACACGGAGGCTGAGTTTCTAGATTTCGTAAATGCACCAATCGGGAAAGGAAAGCCAATTACCGGACCACTGAAGCCTCTAATCGCTG ttccCACTACAGCAGGTACTGGGAGTGAGACCACAGGTGTGGCCATATTTGATTTTGAAGACCTGAAAGCCAAGACAG GCATAGCAAGTCGAATGCTGAGACCTACTTTGGGGTTGGTGGACCCattgcacacactgcacatgccCACCAGAGTGGCTGCCAACAGTGGCTTTGATGTGCTTTG CCACGCACTGGAATCCTTCACCGCATTGCCATATAACATGAGAAGTCCGTGCCCTTCCAACCCCATTAACCGCCCTGCCTACCAAGGCAGCAACCCAATCAGTGATGTTTGGGCAAGGCATGCCCTCCACATGGTCTCCAAATACTTAAAAAG TGcctggttgtgtatgtgtgtcagagcTGTGCGTGACCCAGATGATGTGGAGGCGCGCTCCGGCATGCATTTGGCCAGTGTGTTTGCTGGAATTGGCTTTGGCAATGCAGGGGTTCATTTATG TCATGGGATGTCATACCCTATTGCTGGGAATGTCAAAACTCATAAAGCCAAAGGTTATGATGTGGATCATCCCTTAGTG CCTCATGGTCTCTCTGTGGTTCTCACCTCCCCTGCTGTATTTACATTCACTGCCAGCATGTGCCCTGAGCGCCACCTGGAGGCAGCAGAAATACTGG GTGTTGACGTGAGGAATGTGAAGCTAGGTGATGCTGGGTTTGTCTTGGCAGACACAGTGAAGAACTTCTTATATGACCTGGAAGTGGAAGATGGCTTGTCTGCAATTGGATACAGTAAAGACGACATCCCTGTCCTTGTGAAAGGGACTATTCCTCAG GAGCGGGTGACAAAACTGGCTCCTAGATCTCACACAGAAGAGGATCTTAGTAATCTGTTTGCAGCATCCATGAAACTGTACTGA
- the vcpip1 gene encoding deubiquitinating protein VCIP135 translates to MSSSQSAKKRDKRILSGICPDSKCQAKLFFPAYGSISIECTECGQRHEQKNLLNVEEVTDPDVVLHNLLRNALLGVSGAPKKGTELVKVMGLSNYHCKLLSPILTRYGMDKQTGKAKLLREMNQGELFDCSLLGGRAFLIEQEHVSTVGYGKDRSGSLIYLHDTLEEIKKANNNKECLIPIHVDGDGHCLVHAVSRALVGRELFWHALRENLKLSFKQNLDRYKALFQDFIDTAEWEDIINECDPLFVPPEGVPLGLRNIHIFGLANVLHRPIILLDSLSGMRSSGDYSATFLPGLVPEEQCRGRDGSLNKPICIAWSSSGRNHYLPLVGIKGMPLPRLPAALLPKAWGVPQELICRYVSLESCGGCVIGGDRSLQEKYLLRLVNAMEDVFMEKHGIHPALVADVHQYIYRRTGVIGIQPEEVIEAAKKSVQENRLHRCLICCALSELHVPPEWLVPGGKLYNLAKSTHGTLRGDKNYSFPLNNLVCSYCSERDALEPDYKLSSLSTCTWCHGTSVRHIRGDGSVVYLDGDRTNTRSQGGKCGCGFKHYWEGKEYDNLPEAFPITLEWAGRVVRETVYWFQYELEPVLNSNVYDVAMRLVTKHFPGEFGSEILVQKVVNTILHHTAKKNPDEYNPVAIQGINTPGQGGGEVVESDVNPPTKIILTGQKGRTLHKEELVMSRTERNLQHSISEQAALSQRRRTQRQRVQDQTAEPRPASPASSASSSAPPTPTKAPPSSGEKKIRVTTSDGRQATLQLQAHTTYAELQGAIAQALGLQPQQQCIRYGFPPRELPPPPPEQQDLPVALQHGDRITVEVLREKVPDTQTHTALETHPHDTHTHNPMESWLSRSSSREIQDNIDLEMSSLCLLATLMGEDVWSYAKKLPHLFQQGGVFYNIVKKDKGLLDGKHCTLPHLTGKMFVFNAAEERLELCVDAAGHFPVGPDVEDLIQEALTQLCSEASPSRSREGSPSHGLKLGSGGAVRKKEQTITAFQGKGHSLGSTTVEHQPIRRQHSSGVDLSGSVRGDELALSGEELVCVAPGMLTMREGRGGVELEPAAIEAQRRRLQEMVSNIQASMDKHLRQQTTPTTTTSTTNRNDEKEEKPDEQEEMESQGTEPSGASEPMDQS, encoded by the exons ATGTCGTCGTCACAAAGCGCAAAGAAAAGGGACAAGCGAATTCTATCAGGTATCTGCCCTGATTCGAAATGCCAGGCGAAGCTATTCTTCCCTGCTTATGGCTCAATTAGCATTGAATGCACGGAGTGTGGCCAACGCCACGAGCAGAAGAATCTTTTAAATGTGGAAGAAGTAACCGACCCAGATGTTGTGCTTCATAATTTACTAAGAAATGCTTTACTTGGCGTTTCGGGAGCTCCGAAGAAAGGGACGGAGCTAGTTAAAGTGATGGGTCTGTCCAATTATCACTGCAAACTGCTGTCACCGATTCTTACCCGTTACGGCATGGATAAACAAACTGGGAAAGCGAAACTATTGAGAGAGATGAATCAGGGTGAGCTCTTTGACTGCTCGCTGCTGGGTGGGAGGGCTTTCCTTATAGAACAAGAGCATGTATCTACAGTTGGCTATGGTAAGGACAGATCTGGTAGTCTTATATACCTTCATGATACTTTAGAGGAGATTAAGAAAGCCAATAACAACAAAGAATGTCTCATACCAATTCATGTGGATGGAGATGGCCACTGCCTAGTCCATGCTGTTTCCAGGGCATTAGTGGGTCGTGAGCTATTCTGGCATGCACTCAGAGAGAACCTTAAACTCAGTTTCAAGCAGAATCTGGACCGCTACAAGGCTCTCTTCCAAGACTTCATAGACACTGCAGAATGGGAAGACATCATCAATGAGTGTGACCCTTTATTTGTCCCCCCAGAAGGTGTCCCACTTGGCTTGAGGAACATACACATTTTTGGGTTGGCCAATGTGTTGCACCGGCCCATAATCCTATTGGACTCTCTTAGTGGCATGCGGAGCTCAGGTGACTACTCGGCCACATTCCTGCCAGGCCTAGTACCTGAGGAGCAGTGTCGGGGAAGGGATGGCTCTCTAAATAAACCCATCTGCATTGCCTGGAGCAGTTCAGGCAGGAATCATTATCTCCCCCTGGTGGGCATTAAGGGTATGCCACTCCCTAGGCTACCTGCTGCACTGCTGCCCAAAGCTTGGGGTGTTCCACAGGAActtatctgcaggtatgtgagTCTGGAATCTTGTGGAGGTTGTGTGATTGGAGGTGACAGAAGCCTGCAGGAGAAATACCTCCTTCGATTAGTCAATGCCATGGAGGATGTCTTCATGGAAAAGCACGGCATCCACCCTGCACTCGTGGCTGATGTTCATCAATATATTTACCGTCGTACAGGGGTGATTGGCATTCAGCCAGAAGAGGTGATAGAGGCAGCAAAGAAATCAGTACAGGAGAATCGTTTGCACCGCTGCCTGATATGTTGTGCTCTGTCCGAACTCCATGTACCTCCTGAGTGGCTAGTGCCTGGTGGGAAGCTTTACAATCTGGCAAAGTCCACTCATGGCACTCTGAGAGGGGACAAGAACTACAGCTTCCCACTGAACAACTTGGTATGTTCCTACTGCTCTGAAAGAGATGCCCTGGAGCCCGACTACAAACTCAGCTCACTCTCCACTTGCACCTGGTGCCATGGAACATCGGTGAGGCACATCCGTGGTGATGGATCAGTGGTTTACCTGGATGGGGACCGGACCAATACACGCTCACAGGGAGGAAAGTGTGGCTGTGGCTTTAAACATTACTGGGAGGGGAAGGAGTATGACAACCTTCCAGAGGCATTCCCCATCACACTGGAGTGGGCTGGGCGTGTAGTCCGAGAGACTGTTTACTGGTTCCAGTATGAACTGGAACCAGTGTTGAACAGCAATGTCTATGATGTGGCAATGCGCCTTGTCACCAAGCACTTCCCTGGAGAGTTCGGCAGTGAGATCCTGGTCCAGAAGGTTGTGAACACCATCTTGCACCACACAGCCAAGAAGAACCCAGATGAGTACAATCCAGTGGCCATACAGGGAATTAACACACCAGGGCAAGGAGGTGGCGAGGTGGTGGAGTCAGATGTAAACCCCCCAACAAAGATCATCCTTACAGGGCAGAAGGGTCGCACACTCCATAAAGAGGAGTTGGTGATGAGCCGAACTGAAAGAAACCTGCAACACAGCATCAGCGAGCAAGCGGCTCTGTCCCAGCGCAGACGCACACAACGTCAACGTGTGCAGGATCAGACTGCTGAGCCTCGCCCTGCATCCCCTGCTTCCTCTGCATCCTCTTCAGCTCCACCTACACCTACTAAAGCCCCACCATCTAGTGGGGAAAAGAAGATCCGTGTGACAACAAGTGATGGGCGGCAGGCAACTCTACAGCTGCAGGCGCACACCACCTATGCAGAGCTGCAGGGAGCCATTGCCCAGGCCCTCGGTCTGCAGCCCCAACAGCAGTGTATCCGGTATGGCTTTCCTCCAAGGGagctacccccaccaccccctgagCAGCAGGACCTCCCTGTGGCCCTACAGCATGGAGACCGTATCACTGTGGAGGTGTTAAGGGAGAAAGTCCCagatactcaaacacacactgcactggaAACGCAcccccatgacacacacacccataaccCAATGGAATCCTGGCTCAGCAGGAGCAGTAGCCGAGAGATACAGGACAACATTGACCTGGAGATGTCATCACTATGTCTCCTAGCAACACTCATGG GTGAGGATGTGTGGTCCTATGCTAAGAAGTTGCCTCATCTCTTTCAACAAGGAGGAGTCTTCTACAATATTGTCAAGAAAGACAAGG gTCTGTTGGATGGGAAGCACTGCACTCTGCCACACTTAACTGGTAAGATGTTTGTGTTCAACGCTGCGGAAGAGCGTTTGGAGCTCTGTGTGGATGCAGCTGGCCACTTCCCTGTCGGCCCTGATGTGGAGGACCTCATCCAAGAGGCCCTGACTCAGCTCTGCTCTGAGGCCTCACCTTCTCGTAGTCGTGAGGGAAGCCCCTCCCATGGCCTTAAACTGGGCAGTGGGGGTGCAGTGCGCAAGAAGGAGCAGACCATCACTGCCTTCCAGGGTAAAGGTCATTCACTGGGCTCCACCACTGTTGAGCATCAGCCAATTAGGCGACAGCACAGCAGCGGGGTGGACCTGAGTGGTAGTGTACGTGGAGATGAGCTAGCATTGTCAGGGgaggagcttgtgtgtgtggccccTGGCATGCTCACAATGCGTGAGGGGCGTGGTGGGGTAGAGCTAGAGCCAGCGGCGATTGAGGCTCAACGACGACGCCTACAGGAGATGGTGTCAAACATACAGGCTTCTATGGACAAACACTTACGGCAGCAGACCACACCGACCACCACTACAAGTACCACCAATAGGAATGATGAAAAGGAGGAGAAGCCAGATGAACAAGAAGAGATGGAGAGCCAAGGGACAGAGCCTTCAGGCGCCTCTGAGCCCATGGACCAATCCTGA